The following are encoded together in the Hemicordylus capensis ecotype Gifberg chromosome 4, rHemCap1.1.pri, whole genome shotgun sequence genome:
- the CSDE1 gene encoding cold shock domain-containing protein E1 isoform X1, with translation MENHYTVSSDPLPPPAAPPPSHPLPFSSSSTSSGSKKQKRTPLYQRSMSFDPNLLHNNGHNGYPNGTSAGLRETGVIEKLLTSYGFIQCSERQARLFFHCSQYNGNLQELKVGDDVEFEVSSDRRTGKPIAIKLVKIKTETLPEERINGQVVCAVPHNLESKSPAAPGQSPTGSVCYERNGEVFYLTYTPEDVEGNVQLETGDKINFIIDTNKHTGAVSARNIMLLKKKQARCQGVVCAMKEAFGFIERGDVVKEIFFHYSEFKGDLEALQPGDDVEFTIKDRNGKEVATDVRLLPQGTVIFEDISIEHFEGTVTKVIPKVPNKNQNDPLPGRIKVDFVIPKELPFGDKDTKSKVTLLEGDHVRFNISTDRRDKLERATNIEVLPNTFQFTNEAREMGVIAAMRDGFGFIKCVDRDARMFFHFSEILDGNQLHISDEVEFTVVPDMLSAQRNHAIRIKKIPKGTVSFHTQSDHRFVGTIEKEATSAKSTSPNKGKEKEAEEGIIAYDDCGVKLTIPYQAKDVEGSSSPQIGDKVEFTVCEVKRTGLQTATSVRMLGRNYSSKRLLGYVATLKDNFGFIETANHDKEIFFHYSEFCGDIDSLELGDMVEYSLSKGKGNKVSAEKVNKTHAVNGITDEADPTVYTGKVIRPLRSVDPTQTEYQGMIEVMEDGEMKGEVYPFGIVGMANKGDCLQKGETVKFQLCVLGQNGQTMACNITPFRRATVECVKDQFGFINYEVGDSKKLFFHVKEVQDGVELQAGDEVEFSVILNQRTGKCSACNVWRVSEGAKAIAAPRPDRLVNRLKSINLDDASAPRLTVLRQPRGPDNSKGFGTERKIRQAGVID, from the exons ATGGAGAACCATTATACTGTGTCATCAGatcctctcccccctcctgcaGCTCCCCCTCCTTCTCATCCTTTACCTTTCTCTTCATCTTCTACTTCATCCGGGTCTAAAAAACAGAAGAGGACCCCCCTTTATCAGAGATCT ATGAGCTTTGATCCAAACCTTCTCCATAACAATGGACACAACGGGTACCCCAATGGTACTTCTGCAGGACTGCGTGAAACTGGGGTTATTGAAAAACTGCTGACCTCCTATGGATTCATTCAGTGTTCAGAACGGCAAGCTAGACTGTTCTTCCACTGTTCACAGTATAATGGCAACCTACAGGAGCTTAAAGTAGGAG aTGATGTTGAATTTGAAGTATCTTCTGACCGGCGAACTGGAAAACCGATTGCTATTAAACTCGTGAAGATAAAAACTGAAACCTTACCTGAAGAGCGGATAAATGGACAA GTTGTGTGTGCTGTTCCTCACAACTTAGAGAGTAAGTCTCCAGCTGCCCCGGGTCAGAGTCCAACAGGGAGTGTATGCTACGAACGTAATGGG GAGGTGTTCTACTTAACTTATACCCCAGAAGATGTTGAAGGAAATGTTCAGCTGGAAACTGGAgataaaataaactttattattGATACAAATAAACA TACTGGTGCTGTAAGTGCTCGTAACATTAtgcttttgaaaaagaaacaagctCGGTGTCAAGGAGTAGTTTGTGCCATGAAG GAAGCCTTTGGATTCATTGAAAGGGGTGATGTTGTAAAGGAAATATTCTTTCACTATAGTGAATTTAAAGGTGACCTAGAAGCCTTACAGCCTGGTGATGATGTGGAGTTCACAATCAAAGACAGAAAT GGTAAAGAAGTTGCAACTGATGTAAGACTTTTGCCTCAAGGAACTGTTATATTTGAAGATATCAGCATTGAACACTTTGAGGGAACAGTAACCAAAGTAATTCCAAAAGTACCCAACAAAAATCAg AATGACCCACTGCCTGGACGCATAAAAGTTGACTTTGTGATTCCTAAAGAACTTCCATTTGGAGATAAAGATACAAAATCAAAAGTGACACTGTTGGAAGGTGACCATGTTAGATTCAACATCTCAACAGATCGACGTGACAAATTGGAGCGAGCCACTAATATTGAAGTTCTTCCCAATACTTTCCAGTTCACTAATGAGGCTAGAGAAATG GGTGTGATTGCTGCAATGAGGGATGGCTTTGGTTTCATTAAATGTGTAGACAGAGATGCCCGCATGTTCTTTCACTTCAGTGAAATCCTAGATGGCAACCAGCTCCACATTTCAGATGAAGTTGAATTCACTGTGGTCCCC GATATGCTGTCTGCCCAAAGAAATCATGCTATAAGGATTAAAAAAATTCCAAAAGGCACTGTTTCATTCCACACCCAGTCAGATCATCGTTTTGTGGGCACTATAGAAAAGGAAGCCACTTCTGCCAAATCCACTAGTCCAAACAAAGGCAAAGAGAAG GAAGCCGAAGAGGGAATAATTGCTTATGATGATTGTGGGGTGAAGTTGACCATTCCCTATCAAGCCAAGGATGTGGAAGGATCATCTTCTCCTCAGATTGGAGATAAG GTTGAGTTTACTGTCTGTGAGGTGAAGAGAACTGGATTGCAAACAGCAACGTCTGTCAGAATGCTTGGTAGAAACTACAGTTCAAAAAGACTCTTGGGATATGTGGCAACTTTAAAGGATAACTTTGGATTTATTGAAACAGCCAATCACGATAAGGAGATCTTCTTCCATTACAG TGAATTCTGTGGTGATATCGATAGCCTGGAACTTGGAGACATGGTTGAATACAGCTTATCAAAAGGCAAAGGAAACAAAGTCAGTGCAGAAAAAGTGAACAAGACACATGCAG TGAATGGCATCACAGATGAAGCTGATCCAACTGTTTACACGGGTAAAGTAATTCGCCCTCTCAGGAGTGTAGATCCCACCCAGACTGAATACCAGGGAATGATTGAAGTCATGGAGGACG GGGAAATGAAAGGCGAGGTCTACCCCTTTGGAATTGTAGGTATGGCAAACAAGGGTGACTGTTTGCAAAAGGGAGAGACCGTGAAGTTCCAGCTTTGTGTCCTTGGGCAGAATGGACAAACAATGGCTTGTAACATTACACCTTTCCGCAGAGCCACCGTGGAATGTGTGAAAGATCAG TTTGGTTTCATAAACTATGAAGTTGGTGACAGCAAAAAGCTCTTTTTCCATGTGAAAGAAGTTCAGGATggtgtggaactgcaggctggtGACGAAGTGGAGTTTTCAGTCATCCTCAATCAACGCACAGGGAAATGCAGTGCCTGTAATGTGTGGCGTGTTAG TGAAGGCGCTAAAGCCATAGCCGCTCCGCGTCCTGATAGACTTGTTAATCGTTTAAAGAGCATTAATTTGGATGATGCCAGTGCTCCTCGTCTAACTGTTCTTCGTCAGCCAAGGGGACCGGATAATTCAAAG
- the CSDE1 gene encoding cold shock domain-containing protein E1 isoform X2, with translation MENHYTVSSDPLPPPAAPPPSHPLPFSSSSTSSGSKKQKRTPLYQRSMSFDPNLLHNNGHNGYPNGTSAGLRETGVIEKLLTSYGFIQCSERQARLFFHCSQYNGNLQELKVGDDVEFEVSSDRRTGKPIAIKLVKIKTETLPEERINGQEVFYLTYTPEDVEGNVQLETGDKINFIIDTNKHTGAVSARNIMLLKKKQARCQGVVCAMKEAFGFIERGDVVKEIFFHYSEFKGDLEALQPGDDVEFTIKDRNGKEVATDVRLLPQGTVIFEDISIEHFEGTVTKVIPKVPNKNQNDPLPGRIKVDFVIPKELPFGDKDTKSKVTLLEGDHVRFNISTDRRDKLERATNIEVLPNTFQFTNEAREMGVIAAMRDGFGFIKCVDRDARMFFHFSEILDGNQLHISDEVEFTVVPDMLSAQRNHAIRIKKIPKGTVSFHTQSDHRFVGTIEKEATSAKSTSPNKGKEKEAEEGIIAYDDCGVKLTIPYQAKDVEGSSSPQIGDKVEFTVCEVKRTGLQTATSVRMLGRNYSSKRLLGYVATLKDNFGFIETANHDKEIFFHYSEFCGDIDSLELGDMVEYSLSKGKGNKVSAEKVNKTHAVNGITDEADPTVYTGKVIRPLRSVDPTQTEYQGMIEVMEDGEMKGEVYPFGIVGMANKGDCLQKGETVKFQLCVLGQNGQTMACNITPFRRATVECVKDQFGFINYEVGDSKKLFFHVKEVQDGVELQAGDEVEFSVILNQRTGKCSACNVWRVSEGAKAIAAPRPDRLVNRLKSINLDDASAPRLTVLRQPRGPDNSKGFGTERKIRQAGVID, from the exons ATGGAGAACCATTATACTGTGTCATCAGatcctctcccccctcctgcaGCTCCCCCTCCTTCTCATCCTTTACCTTTCTCTTCATCTTCTACTTCATCCGGGTCTAAAAAACAGAAGAGGACCCCCCTTTATCAGAGATCT ATGAGCTTTGATCCAAACCTTCTCCATAACAATGGACACAACGGGTACCCCAATGGTACTTCTGCAGGACTGCGTGAAACTGGGGTTATTGAAAAACTGCTGACCTCCTATGGATTCATTCAGTGTTCAGAACGGCAAGCTAGACTGTTCTTCCACTGTTCACAGTATAATGGCAACCTACAGGAGCTTAAAGTAGGAG aTGATGTTGAATTTGAAGTATCTTCTGACCGGCGAACTGGAAAACCGATTGCTATTAAACTCGTGAAGATAAAAACTGAAACCTTACCTGAAGAGCGGATAAATGGACAA GAGGTGTTCTACTTAACTTATACCCCAGAAGATGTTGAAGGAAATGTTCAGCTGGAAACTGGAgataaaataaactttattattGATACAAATAAACA TACTGGTGCTGTAAGTGCTCGTAACATTAtgcttttgaaaaagaaacaagctCGGTGTCAAGGAGTAGTTTGTGCCATGAAG GAAGCCTTTGGATTCATTGAAAGGGGTGATGTTGTAAAGGAAATATTCTTTCACTATAGTGAATTTAAAGGTGACCTAGAAGCCTTACAGCCTGGTGATGATGTGGAGTTCACAATCAAAGACAGAAAT GGTAAAGAAGTTGCAACTGATGTAAGACTTTTGCCTCAAGGAACTGTTATATTTGAAGATATCAGCATTGAACACTTTGAGGGAACAGTAACCAAAGTAATTCCAAAAGTACCCAACAAAAATCAg AATGACCCACTGCCTGGACGCATAAAAGTTGACTTTGTGATTCCTAAAGAACTTCCATTTGGAGATAAAGATACAAAATCAAAAGTGACACTGTTGGAAGGTGACCATGTTAGATTCAACATCTCAACAGATCGACGTGACAAATTGGAGCGAGCCACTAATATTGAAGTTCTTCCCAATACTTTCCAGTTCACTAATGAGGCTAGAGAAATG GGTGTGATTGCTGCAATGAGGGATGGCTTTGGTTTCATTAAATGTGTAGACAGAGATGCCCGCATGTTCTTTCACTTCAGTGAAATCCTAGATGGCAACCAGCTCCACATTTCAGATGAAGTTGAATTCACTGTGGTCCCC GATATGCTGTCTGCCCAAAGAAATCATGCTATAAGGATTAAAAAAATTCCAAAAGGCACTGTTTCATTCCACACCCAGTCAGATCATCGTTTTGTGGGCACTATAGAAAAGGAAGCCACTTCTGCCAAATCCACTAGTCCAAACAAAGGCAAAGAGAAG GAAGCCGAAGAGGGAATAATTGCTTATGATGATTGTGGGGTGAAGTTGACCATTCCCTATCAAGCCAAGGATGTGGAAGGATCATCTTCTCCTCAGATTGGAGATAAG GTTGAGTTTACTGTCTGTGAGGTGAAGAGAACTGGATTGCAAACAGCAACGTCTGTCAGAATGCTTGGTAGAAACTACAGTTCAAAAAGACTCTTGGGATATGTGGCAACTTTAAAGGATAACTTTGGATTTATTGAAACAGCCAATCACGATAAGGAGATCTTCTTCCATTACAG TGAATTCTGTGGTGATATCGATAGCCTGGAACTTGGAGACATGGTTGAATACAGCTTATCAAAAGGCAAAGGAAACAAAGTCAGTGCAGAAAAAGTGAACAAGACACATGCAG TGAATGGCATCACAGATGAAGCTGATCCAACTGTTTACACGGGTAAAGTAATTCGCCCTCTCAGGAGTGTAGATCCCACCCAGACTGAATACCAGGGAATGATTGAAGTCATGGAGGACG GGGAAATGAAAGGCGAGGTCTACCCCTTTGGAATTGTAGGTATGGCAAACAAGGGTGACTGTTTGCAAAAGGGAGAGACCGTGAAGTTCCAGCTTTGTGTCCTTGGGCAGAATGGACAAACAATGGCTTGTAACATTACACCTTTCCGCAGAGCCACCGTGGAATGTGTGAAAGATCAG TTTGGTTTCATAAACTATGAAGTTGGTGACAGCAAAAAGCTCTTTTTCCATGTGAAAGAAGTTCAGGATggtgtggaactgcaggctggtGACGAAGTGGAGTTTTCAGTCATCCTCAATCAACGCACAGGGAAATGCAGTGCCTGTAATGTGTGGCGTGTTAG TGAAGGCGCTAAAGCCATAGCCGCTCCGCGTCCTGATAGACTTGTTAATCGTTTAAAGAGCATTAATTTGGATGATGCCAGTGCTCCTCGTCTAACTGTTCTTCGTCAGCCAAGGGGACCGGATAATTCAAAG